One part of the Bacteroidia bacterium genome encodes these proteins:
- the dinB gene encoding DNA polymerase IV, with protein MRTIAHMDLDTFFVSVERLKDSRLNDRPIMVGGTGGRGVVSSCSYEARQFGVQSGMPMRLARRLCPHGVVMKGDFDAYTQYSQGITEIIKEESPIYEKASIDEFYIDMTGMERFFGGTKWAKNLRQRVIRETGLPISLGVSVNKMVSKVATGEAKPNGAREVKDQEVQNFLGPMPVRKIPLIGKQMSLDLAYMGVKKVKTLRGIPRELLECAFGKHGTMLYRRARGEDDAPVVQHSEQKSMSSERTFAEDTMDIHKLKALLTSMTEKLAFKLRQSDRLTACVTVKIRYTDFDTVSRQAKIPYCASDEVLIEKALSLFDTLYQRRVRLRLVGIKFSHLVPGKPQIRLFESIPRQVDLYQALDTLKDRYGSDCVVRASGM; from the coding sequence ATGAGAACCATTGCACATATGGACCTGGATACCTTCTTTGTATCCGTCGAGCGGCTGAAAGACAGTCGACTCAATGACAGACCGATCATGGTTGGCGGTACTGGAGGGAGAGGAGTGGTTTCTTCCTGTAGTTATGAAGCGCGACAATTTGGGGTGCAGTCGGGCATGCCGATGCGGCTGGCGCGGAGATTGTGTCCGCATGGAGTCGTGATGAAGGGAGACTTTGATGCCTATACGCAGTATTCGCAGGGGATCACTGAAATCATCAAAGAGGAGTCGCCCATTTACGAAAAAGCTTCCATCGATGAGTTTTACATCGATATGACGGGTATGGAGCGTTTTTTCGGAGGAACGAAATGGGCCAAAAACCTACGGCAGCGCGTGATCCGGGAAACAGGACTTCCCATTTCGCTCGGGGTTTCGGTCAATAAGATGGTTTCCAAAGTGGCCACAGGAGAAGCAAAACCCAATGGAGCGCGGGAAGTCAAGGATCAGGAGGTACAGAATTTCCTGGGACCTATGCCCGTACGGAAGATTCCCCTGATCGGAAAGCAGATGTCTTTGGATCTGGCTTATATGGGCGTAAAAAAGGTCAAGACTTTGCGCGGCATTCCTCGAGAATTGCTGGAGTGTGCATTTGGGAAACATGGGACCATGCTCTACCGAAGGGCTCGAGGAGAAGACGATGCACCCGTAGTGCAGCATTCGGAGCAAAAATCCATGTCCAGCGAACGCACTTTTGCTGAGGACACCATGGATATCCATAAACTCAAGGCTTTGCTCACTTCCATGACCGAGAAATTGGCATTTAAACTTCGCCAATCCGATCGACTCACGGCTTGCGTAACGGTCAAGATCCGTTATACAGATTTTGATACCGTAAGCAGACAGGCAAAAATCCCCTATTGTGCTTCGGATGAAGTCCTGATCGAAAAAGCCCTGAGTCTTTTTGACACCCTATATCAACGACGAGTACGATTGCGCCTGGTCGGGATAAAATTTAGCCACCTCGTTCCGGGCAAGCCCCAGATTCGGCTGTTTGAGTCGATCCCGAGACAGGTTGACTTATATCAGGCATTGGATACGCTGAAAGATCGTTATGGGAGCGATTGTGTGGTACGAGCGAGTGGGATGTAA
- the dnaE gene encoding DNA polymerase III subunit alpha, producing the protein MYLNCHTRFSLRYGVLSVAELVELAALYGIPALALTDIHNTSAAYDFVRMCREKGIHPVLGMEFRNGDDLLYVALAKNLKGFQEINTYYSKHAHKKQPFPEIAPLWSEVYVIYPWRKRERTSLSEHEFLGVHPREIRQVLRSRYHHRQDKLLVHQPLTFVDKRGHNIHRLLRSVDHNILLSKLMNRMQAGEGEAFVPPNELREIYSSYPKILYNTEKLLENCSFPFIFEQPRTRQTFTGAKYDDMILLEKLAKEGLAKRYGPNHAEALRRMERELEIVEQLDFNAYFLITWDMVRYGQSRGFFHVGRGSGANSITAYCLGITDVDPIELDLYFERFLNPKRTSPPDFDIDFSWTDRDDVIDYMMKRYRYSHTSLLATYNRYKNKGSIRELGKVFGLPKEEIDLLVAKRDQPDPGLSKLSRQVLHYSKLISGFPNHLSIHAGGILISDDPIHAFTATDLPPKGFPITHFDMYVAEEIGLHKFDVLSQRGLGHIRSCVEIVEENQGKSIDVHAVNRFKQDEDVKEILRKGQTVGCFYVESPAMRGLLSKLRCDDYLTLVAASSIIRPGVARSGMMQAYIRRHNGESFQYPHFRLRELLHDTYGIMVYQEDVIKVVNGFAGLSLSEADMLRRAMSGKSREKGEFGVVKERFLTACREKGYDEAISQEIWRQIESFAGYSFSKAHSASFAVESFQSLYLKAHYPLEFMTAVVNNFGGFYDTEIYLHEAHMLGAKIHAPCVNTSTWETRIIGKDIYLGFIHLKDMDRKIAQAIEPERGFRGKFEDMADFVRRIPLSVEQLTILIRIGAFRFTGKSKPQLLWEMRLHLKQKAGNKQAEVLFLPKQHDFDLPDLKSTPLEDAYDEMELLGYPICSPFDLLKPLPPNAQHILYKDFPKYVGRVVRVLGYLICTKTTATIKGDRMQFANFFDIKGEMFDVTRFPNVVHKYPFVGRGIYLITGKVVDEFGHFSIEMTEMRKWLYLPDPRQEDERVGV; encoded by the coding sequence GTGTATCTTAATTGTCACACGCGTTTCAGTCTGCGATACGGAGTACTCTCTGTAGCAGAACTGGTCGAACTTGCTGCTCTTTACGGAATCCCTGCCCTGGCATTAACAGATATACACAATACTTCCGCGGCCTACGACTTTGTGCGTATGTGCCGAGAAAAAGGAATACATCCCGTATTGGGGATGGAGTTTAGAAATGGTGATGACTTGCTTTATGTAGCATTGGCGAAAAACCTGAAAGGCTTTCAGGAAATCAATACTTATTATTCCAAACATGCCCATAAGAAACAGCCCTTTCCGGAGATTGCTCCCTTGTGGTCGGAGGTCTATGTGATCTATCCCTGGCGAAAGCGAGAACGGACCAGTTTGAGTGAACATGAATTTCTGGGAGTACATCCGAGGGAGATTCGACAGGTTTTACGTTCTCGCTACCATCATCGACAGGATAAATTGCTGGTGCATCAACCCCTGACTTTCGTGGATAAACGAGGACATAATATTCATCGACTTCTGCGTTCGGTGGATCACAACATCCTGCTCAGCAAGCTAATGAACCGTATGCAGGCAGGAGAAGGAGAGGCTTTTGTTCCGCCCAATGAACTGCGGGAGATCTATTCCTCTTACCCCAAAATCCTCTACAATACCGAAAAGCTGCTCGAAAACTGCAGTTTCCCTTTCATTTTTGAACAGCCTCGTACCCGACAGACCTTTACCGGAGCTAAGTATGACGATATGATTCTGTTGGAGAAGTTGGCGAAAGAAGGATTGGCGAAACGCTATGGCCCCAATCATGCCGAAGCGCTCAGGCGTATGGAACGAGAACTTGAGATCGTCGAACAGCTGGACTTCAATGCCTATTTTCTCATTACCTGGGACATGGTGCGCTATGGACAGTCGAGAGGATTTTTCCATGTAGGGCGGGGGAGTGGCGCCAATAGTATTACGGCTTATTGTCTGGGGATTACGGATGTGGACCCTATTGAATTGGATCTATACTTCGAACGTTTCCTCAATCCTAAACGAACTTCTCCTCCGGATTTTGATATTGATTTTTCCTGGACGGATCGGGACGATGTGATTGATTATATGATGAAGCGATACCGTTATAGCCATACTTCTTTGTTGGCCACCTACAATCGCTATAAGAATAAGGGAAGTATCCGTGAGTTGGGGAAAGTTTTTGGGTTGCCCAAAGAAGAAATCGATCTACTGGTCGCCAAAAGAGATCAACCTGATCCGGGCCTGAGTAAATTGTCCCGGCAGGTTTTGCACTACTCCAAACTCATTTCCGGTTTCCCCAATCACCTAAGCATACATGCCGGAGGAATTTTGATCTCGGATGATCCCATTCATGCCTTTACTGCTACCGATCTTCCTCCCAAAGGCTTCCCCATTACGCATTTTGATATGTATGTGGCAGAGGAAATCGGCCTGCATAAGTTTGATGTATTGAGTCAACGGGGACTGGGGCATATTCGATCTTGTGTGGAAATTGTAGAGGAAAATCAGGGGAAATCCATCGATGTTCATGCGGTCAATCGATTTAAACAGGATGAGGATGTGAAGGAAATTTTGCGGAAAGGGCAAACGGTCGGTTGTTTTTATGTGGAGTCGCCAGCCATGCGGGGACTTTTGAGCAAACTTCGTTGTGATGATTACCTCACCCTGGTAGCTGCCAGTTCGATCATCCGTCCGGGAGTAGCTCGGTCCGGCATGATGCAAGCCTATATCCGTCGCCACAATGGTGAGTCTTTCCAATACCCTCACTTCCGCCTCCGTGAATTGCTGCACGATACCTATGGCATCATGGTTTATCAGGAGGATGTAATCAAAGTAGTCAATGGATTTGCGGGTTTGAGTTTGTCGGAAGCGGATATGTTGAGACGGGCGATGTCAGGAAAGTCTAGAGAGAAAGGAGAATTTGGCGTAGTCAAAGAGCGCTTTTTAACTGCCTGTCGGGAGAAGGGATACGATGAAGCCATCAGTCAGGAAATCTGGCGGCAAATTGAGAGCTTTGCAGGCTATTCATTTTCCAAGGCTCACTCTGCCAGTTTCGCCGTCGAAAGCTTTCAAAGCCTCTACCTCAAAGCCCATTATCCCCTCGAATTCATGACGGCTGTGGTCAACAATTTTGGTGGCTTTTATGATACGGAAATCTATTTGCATGAGGCACATATGTTGGGGGCAAAGATTCATGCCCCCTGTGTGAATACCAGTACCTGGGAGACCCGGATCATTGGCAAGGATATTTATCTGGGCTTCATTCACCTCAAGGACATGGATCGAAAGATTGCCCAGGCCATCGAGCCGGAGCGGGGATTTCGAGGCAAATTTGAGGATATGGCTGACTTTGTAAGGCGCATTCCTTTGAGTGTGGAGCAGTTGACCATTCTGATTCGGATTGGCGCTTTTCGTTTTACCGGCAAAAGTAAACCCCAGCTTTTATGGGAAATGCGTTTGCACCTCAAACAGAAAGCTGGCAATAAGCAGGCGGAAGTACTCTTTCTCCCGAAACAACATGATTTTGATTTGCCCGACCTGAAAAGTACGCCCCTGGAAGATGCCTATGATGAAATGGAGCTGCTGGGTTATCCGATCTGTTCGCCTTTTGATCTGCTCAAACCTTTGCCCCCCAATGCCCAGCACATTTTATACAAAGACTTCCCTAAGTATGTCGGTCGCGTCGTGCGGGTCCTGGGCTACCTTATTTGTACCAAAACGACCGCTACTATTAAGGGGGATCGTATGCAGTTTGCCAACTTCTTTGACATCAAAGGAGAAATGTTTGACGTAACCCGTTTCCCGAATGTGGTGCATAAATATCCCTTTGTTGGGCGAGGGATTTACCTGATTACGGGAAAAGTGGTGGACGAATTTGGCCACTTTTCGATCGAGATGACGGAAATGCGAAAATGGTTGTATCTGCCTGATCCGAGGCAGGAAGATGAGCGAGTGGGGGTGTAG
- a CDS encoding TonB-dependent receptor has protein sequence MNRYFLLAVIFSLAFQFSLGQSDTTKAKSLPTIEINALRINTPDQRTPFSVSRIDQQAIQQGNQQLSINESLVAVPGLFALNADNFAQDLRVSIRGFGARAAFGIRGVKLLVDGIPESTPDGQAQVDNVDMGLIQNMQILRGPAAGIYGNAAGGVILLQTEDVKKPFVEARISAGSYNFQKYQAKAGFRYGKFSGLIYGSHTQTDGYRSHSEMESTLLNGRFRYEWDSLTSLTLFANYVNSPLANDPGGVDSTAFTDNPRDARQRNVDFDGGESVEQGRIALNFQKGISDNQRLNIRAYHLSRDFDNRLPFGFGGAVSIDRTYTGGGIAYTYTGSLGEKAYRLQTGADLDYQADDRTRFFNNEGEIGDLTFDQLESFFSFGAYVYQELYLSPQFNLNLSLRFDALNLEAEDRFLGNGDDSGKLDFQQFNPMFGILYAPNQHISLFANVSSSFETPTLSELSANPDGGGGFNPDLAPQKARNIEIGIKGSESKIQYSLSLYYIRVFDELVPFELPAFPDREFFRNAGSSNRLGAEVFLQAELTKGLNAMASVSLNEFSYRDYQVNEDIFDENKLPGIPAQTGYIALSYQHPSGFYAKSWLQTVGSIYTNDRNSVKLDPYSLLNARVAWTFKSSWGEIEPFFGVNNIFDKLYPGNVRINAFGGRFYEAGAGAHVFAGIRARVE, from the coding sequence ATGAATCGCTACTTTCTATTGGCAGTCATTTTCAGCCTGGCCTTCCAGTTTTCTTTGGGTCAATCAGATACGACCAAAGCAAAAAGCCTCCCTACGATCGAGATCAATGCTTTGCGTATCAATACCCCGGATCAAAGAACTCCCTTTTCGGTGAGTAGGATCGACCAGCAGGCGATTCAGCAAGGAAATCAACAATTGAGCATCAATGAATCTTTGGTGGCCGTACCCGGACTTTTTGCGTTGAATGCAGATAATTTTGCGCAGGATTTACGGGTTTCGATACGAGGATTTGGTGCAAGAGCTGCTTTTGGGATCAGAGGAGTGAAACTCCTTGTTGATGGTATTCCGGAATCTACCCCTGATGGACAGGCGCAAGTAGATAATGTGGACATGGGCCTGATCCAGAATATGCAAATCCTACGCGGACCAGCAGCCGGTATATATGGAAATGCAGCAGGAGGCGTCATTCTCCTACAAACAGAAGATGTAAAAAAGCCCTTTGTAGAGGCACGTATTTCAGCAGGTTCCTATAATTTTCAGAAGTATCAGGCGAAAGCAGGATTTCGGTATGGAAAATTCAGCGGCCTGATCTATGGAAGTCATACGCAAACTGATGGCTATAGAAGTCATAGCGAGATGGAAAGCACCCTTCTGAATGGTCGCTTTCGATATGAATGGGATTCCCTGACCTCTCTGACCCTTTTCGCCAATTATGTAAATAGTCCCCTGGCAAATGATCCGGGAGGTGTAGATTCGACAGCTTTCACTGATAATCCTCGAGATGCCCGTCAACGTAATGTCGATTTTGATGGGGGCGAAAGTGTAGAGCAAGGGCGAATCGCCTTGAATTTCCAAAAGGGGATCAGCGATAATCAGCGGCTCAATATCAGAGCTTATCATTTGAGCAGAGATTTTGACAACCGCCTGCCATTTGGATTTGGAGGAGCGGTAAGTATAGACAGGACTTATACAGGCGGAGGTATTGCTTATACCTATACCGGAAGTCTGGGTGAAAAAGCGTACAGACTTCAAACGGGAGCCGATCTGGACTATCAGGCAGATGATCGGACACGCTTCTTTAATAATGAGGGGGAAATTGGCGATTTGACCTTTGACCAATTGGAAAGTTTTTTCAGTTTCGGTGCCTATGTTTATCAGGAACTCTATCTCAGTCCTCAGTTCAATCTAAACCTGAGTTTGCGATTCGATGCTCTCAATCTGGAGGCTGAAGATCGCTTTCTGGGCAATGGAGATGATTCGGGTAAACTGGATTTCCAACAATTCAATCCCATGTTCGGGATTTTGTACGCCCCCAATCAGCACATATCCCTTTTCGCCAATGTCTCCAGCAGCTTTGAAACACCTACCCTGAGTGAGCTCTCTGCCAATCCGGACGGAGGCGGTGGATTCAATCCGGATTTAGCTCCCCAAAAAGCCAGGAATATTGAAATTGGGATTAAAGGAAGCGAATCAAAAATTCAATATTCCTTATCTCTCTACTATATCCGGGTATTTGACGAATTGGTTCCTTTTGAACTACCTGCTTTTCCGGATCGGGAATTCTTTCGCAATGCAGGAAGCTCAAACAGGCTGGGAGCAGAAGTATTTTTACAGGCAGAATTGACAAAAGGCCTGAATGCCATGGCCAGTGTCAGCCTAAATGAATTTAGCTACCGAGATTATCAGGTAAATGAGGATATTTTTGACGAGAATAAACTCCCCGGCATTCCGGCACAAACCGGATATATTGCCCTAAGCTATCAGCATCCCTCTGGTTTTTACGCAAAAAGCTGGCTGCAGACAGTAGGTTCCATTTACACCAATGACAGAAATAGTGTAAAACTTGATCCTTATTCCCTCCTGAATGCGAGAGTTGCCTGGACCTTCAAAAGCTCCTGGGGAGAAATCGAACCTTTCTTTGGGGTAAACAATATTTTTGATAAGCTATATCCCGGCAATGTACGAATCAATGCTTTTGGTGGCAGGTTTTATGAAGCCGGCGCAGGCGCGCATGTCTTTGCTGGGATACGTGCGAGAGTGGAGTAA
- a CDS encoding OmpA family protein: MKKLRHLLLLMFLCSTMTGVSLAQDDDKYNNVRKSDYDQKDQYDDGDYLFPPEPKNNWSIGIKGGLAYVAGDVKAQPGAGFALDVRKALGHVFSLRLQGGIGQTEGLNYQRTTGYRNHVNNPWNDVYYSGGVNQLDNSTVPPEVYYNYQMRYGDLALQAVVNLNNINFYKEQAQWNVYAAAGVGLMAYNTKVDAGRGANVDPYDFSSIPGLTGSNSIFNIGGRRDVVNALKGVLDGEFESPGEGHIDETAIQIGGDNYVVNPVLTVAAGLRYRLGRRVELELEHRIAWSNDDLLDGQRWQEVGGVLTPLTRDFDSYNHTTLGIHFRLGKGEESLWWSNPLTEVYSSAQEAREIVKRLTDDSDNDGVPDLYDKEPDTPIDSPVDGQGRTLDSDQDGYPDNEDDEPFTPKGCDVDGNGVALDADNDGVPDCFDKEPNSPPGMYYDAKGVAIQMPDVSTGVADVPCLLPIIHFDLDKDAIKPEFYPELYYIAQVMKNDPSLRVRATGHADVRNTDAYNEDLSMRRVNNAVDFIVNSYGVDRSRFVTSYQGEQQNLIQNLPANHSNRKLEPLHYVNRRVEFECVRE; this comes from the coding sequence ATGAAAAAACTAAGACATCTACTGTTGTTGATGTTCCTCTGCTCTACCATGACTGGCGTATCGCTAGCTCAGGATGATGATAAGTATAATAATGTTCGTAAGAGCGATTATGATCAGAAGGACCAATACGACGATGGTGACTACCTTTTCCCCCCCGAGCCCAAAAACAATTGGTCTATCGGTATTAAAGGAGGATTGGCGTATGTTGCTGGAGATGTAAAAGCTCAGCCAGGTGCTGGTTTTGCTCTCGACGTTCGTAAAGCATTGGGCCACGTATTTTCACTTCGCCTGCAAGGCGGTATAGGTCAGACCGAAGGTTTGAACTATCAACGCACCACTGGATACAGAAACCATGTAAACAACCCATGGAATGATGTATACTATTCAGGAGGAGTAAACCAACTTGATAACTCTACTGTTCCACCCGAAGTTTATTACAACTATCAGATGAGATATGGTGACCTGGCGCTACAAGCTGTGGTTAACCTGAACAATATCAACTTCTACAAGGAGCAGGCTCAGTGGAACGTATACGCAGCTGCTGGTGTAGGTCTTATGGCCTACAATACAAAAGTAGATGCTGGTAGAGGAGCAAATGTTGATCCTTATGACTTTAGTTCTATACCGGGTCTTACCGGAAGTAATTCTATCTTCAATATTGGAGGAAGAAGAGATGTAGTAAATGCCTTGAAAGGCGTATTGGATGGTGAGTTTGAATCTCCAGGGGAAGGCCATATTGATGAGACTGCTATCCAGATTGGTGGAGACAACTATGTTGTTAACCCTGTATTGACAGTTGCAGCTGGTCTGCGCTATCGCTTAGGAAGAAGAGTAGAACTTGAACTCGAGCACAGAATCGCCTGGTCCAATGATGACCTTTTAGATGGTCAGCGTTGGCAGGAAGTAGGCGGAGTATTGACTCCTCTGACTCGTGATTTCGATAGTTATAACCACACGACCCTCGGTATTCACTTCCGTTTGGGTAAAGGAGAAGAATCTCTATGGTGGAGCAATCCACTCACAGAAGTATATAGTAGTGCACAGGAAGCTCGTGAGATCGTTAAGCGTCTTACCGACGATAGCGACAACGATGGTGTACCCGATCTGTATGACAAAGAGCCAGATACTCCGATCGATAGCCCTGTTGATGGACAAGGAAGGACCCTCGACAGCGACCAGGACGGATATCCAGACAACGAAGATGACGAGCCTTTCACTCCTAAAGGATGTGATGTGGACGGAAACGGAGTTGCGCTTGATGCAGATAATGACGGTGTGCCCGACTGCTTTGATAAAGAGCCAAACTCACCTCCCGGCATGTACTATGATGCCAAAGGTGTAGCTATCCAAATGCCGGATGTATCTACAGGTGTTGCTGACGTACCTTGTCTGCTGCCTATCATCCACTTTGATTTGGATAAAGACGCGATCAAGCCAGAATTCTACCCAGAGCTTTATTATATCGCTCAGGTGATGAAAAACGATCCTTCTTTGAGAGTACGTGCTACTGGACACGCAGATGTTCGTAACACAGATGCTTACAATGAAGATCTCTCTATGCGTCGCGTAAATAACGCTGTGGACTTTATCGTAAACTCTTATGGAGTTGATCGTAGCCGCTTCGTTACAAGCTACCAGGGTGAGCAACAAAACCTTATTCAAAACCTACCTGCGAATCACTCAAACCGTAAATTGGAGCCTCTCCACTACGTAAATCGCCGGGTTGAATTTGAATGTGTAAGAGAATAG
- a CDS encoding DUF2911 domain-containing protein translates to MKLLSHLLVSLLVLSLWACSGTKTESSQETAEADEAPKTEEPAAAASEENMSSDLYSLKVLKGDIPSPMKELTANFGDAEVKIVYGSPSVKGRELYGGLVPYGDVWRTGANEATTFETSTDVEVGGKSLPAGKYGFFTIPGENEWTLVFNSVSEQWGAYDYDASKDVLRVTASPSASDDMSETMEFLRTDENTLAYHWGNLMVPFAVAAK, encoded by the coding sequence ATGAAACTATTATCACACTTACTTGTCTCATTACTCGTCCTGAGTCTATGGGCTTGCTCTGGAACCAAAACTGAATCAAGCCAGGAGACGGCTGAAGCTGATGAAGCTCCTAAAACAGAAGAGCCTGCAGCAGCAGCTTCAGAGGAAAATATGTCTAGTGACCTTTATTCTCTGAAAGTCCTGAAAGGAGATATTCCCAGCCCGATGAAAGAACTTACTGCCAATTTTGGAGATGCAGAGGTTAAAATCGTCTATGGTAGCCCTTCCGTTAAAGGTCGTGAGCTATATGGCGGACTGGTTCCTTATGGAGATGTTTGGCGTACCGGTGCCAATGAAGCCACTACTTTTGAAACTTCTACAGATGTGGAAGTGGGAGGAAAATCACTTCCTGCTGGAAAATATGGTTTTTTTACCATCCCCGGCGAAAATGAGTGGACCCTGGTATTCAACTCTGTTAGTGAACAGTGGGGAGCTTATGACTATGACGCTTCCAAAGATGTATTACGGGTAACTGCTTCTCCTTCTGCCAGTGACGATATGTCCGAAACCATGGAGTTTCTGCGTACAGATGAAAATACCTTAGCCTATCACTGGGGTAATTTGATGGTTCCTTTTGCGGTTGCTGCTAAATAG
- a CDS encoding diadenylate cyclase, with amino-acid sequence MELFEIGFVKVRLVDIIDISVVSYLFYKLYESLRGSLALRVISVIISIFLLWKLIDLLEFRLLGSILDPFLSLGAIAVVIIFAPQIRQFLSQISTNTLIDRITRPLSRRTEALTTEVIQEVIESLKSIRATGNGALIVFVGNTPLDHIMDAGDQLDAIISSRLIYTIFQKESPLHDGAMLLEGNKIRSVRCILPISKSTTLDAELGLRHRSAVGLTEISDALVIVVSEERRELSLANGGKLVRSVDYQEIEDAVSRHYQRVGK; translated from the coding sequence ATGGAATTATTTGAAATAGGCTTTGTAAAAGTACGTTTGGTGGACATCATCGATATCTCGGTGGTGAGTTACCTTTTTTACAAACTCTATGAAAGCCTGAGAGGGAGTTTAGCGCTGCGAGTAATTAGTGTAATAATATCAATTTTCCTTCTATGGAAATTAATTGATCTGTTAGAATTTCGACTTTTAGGCTCCATTTTAGATCCCTTCCTCAGCCTGGGAGCCATTGCCGTAGTGATTATTTTCGCCCCGCAAATCCGCCAATTTCTCTCCCAGATTAGTACAAATACCCTGATCGACAGGATCACCCGTCCTTTATCCCGCAGAACAGAAGCCCTGACAACAGAAGTCATACAGGAGGTCATAGAATCTCTGAAAAGTATCAGAGCCACCGGAAATGGAGCATTAATTGTTTTCGTAGGAAATACACCTCTGGACCATATCATGGATGCCGGGGATCAACTGGACGCTATCATTTCTTCCCGCCTTATTTATACAATTTTCCAAAAAGAGAGCCCTCTTCATGATGGTGCTATGTTGTTAGAGGGGAATAAAATACGTTCTGTACGTTGTATTTTACCTATAAGTAAGAGTACGACCCTTGACGCAGAACTGGGACTTCGCCACCGATCTGCGGTCGGACTTACAGAAATAAGTGACGCATTGGTGATAGTTGTATCTGAAGAAAGAAGGGAATTGTCTCTTGCCAATGGAGGGAAATTAGTTCGCTCTGTGGATTATCAAGAAATTGAAGATGCAGTGTCCCGACATTATCAAAGAGTTGGAAAATAA
- a CDS encoding diacylglycerol kinase family protein, whose translation MLLAEHTLFLINPGSGKRNDADQVEDLIKEIYQKAEKGVKTLRIDFSRLDDQLEEAIASGVKNIYAVGGDGTVNAIGSRLIGKSVNFGIIPNGSGNGYARNLGYSIKTRLAIQQSLNSWAIKVDTGLFNGRIFLNVAGIGLDGEVARIFDEGGQRGFRPYVKSSAEGLRSFQAEDVKMILDAEEFEFSELYGIAIANGKQWGYDAKVSPQSSITDGLLDILVVKKFPLLKAGLVVRRLFNGKFERSKYVEVFQGKNLKIIRQQGGSAQIDGEPFESLAEIEVSVQEKSLNVLLPGTLTEQKVQSL comes from the coding sequence ATGTTATTAGCCGAGCATACTCTTTTCCTGATCAATCCTGGATCAGGAAAGCGCAATGACGCCGATCAGGTAGAAGATCTAATTAAAGAGATTTATCAAAAGGCAGAAAAGGGGGTGAAAACTTTGCGTATCGACTTTAGTCGATTGGACGACCAGCTGGAAGAGGCTATTGCCTCTGGCGTAAAAAATATCTATGCCGTAGGAGGAGATGGTACTGTAAACGCCATTGGCTCCCGTCTGATAGGAAAATCGGTCAATTTTGGCATCATCCCCAATGGCTCCGGCAATGGTTATGCTCGCAATCTGGGCTATTCTATCAAAACCCGACTGGCCATCCAACAATCCCTCAACTCCTGGGCCATTAAGGTAGATACCGGCCTGTTCAATGGTCGGATTTTTCTCAATGTGGCTGGAATTGGACTTGATGGAGAGGTCGCCCGGATTTTTGATGAAGGGGGACAGCGAGGATTTCGTCCCTATGTAAAAAGTTCTGCTGAAGGCTTGCGATCTTTTCAGGCAGAAGATGTCAAAATGATTCTGGATGCTGAGGAATTTGAATTTTCCGAGCTCTATGGGATCGCAATTGCCAATGGCAAACAATGGGGCTATGATGCCAAGGTTTCTCCTCAGTCCAGTATCACAGATGGCTTACTGGATATCCTGGTCGTAAAGAAGTTTCCTTTACTGAAAGCTGGCCTGGTTGTCCGCCGCCTTTTCAATGGTAAATTCGAACGATCTAAATATGTAGAAGTCTTTCAGGGAAAGAATTTGAAAATTATTCGACAGCAAGGAGGTAGTGCCCAAATCGATGGAGAACCCTTTGAAAGCCTGGCTGAAATTGAGGTGAGCGTTCAGGAAAAATCCCTCAATGTACTGCTCCCCGGCACCTTGACCGAACAAAAAGTACAAAGCCTCTAA
- the folB gene encoding dihydroneopterin aldolase translates to MGVIAIEEIELHAYHGVYEEERKRGTRFQVDVYMETDTRNAAKTDQLKDTLDYFSIYKLVLEILEVPCNLLEHLCEKIGSEILSDFSSVESVKVRVSKLKPLAMEKCARTYVEMFFDRKHI, encoded by the coding sequence ATGGGAGTAATTGCGATAGAAGAGATTGAGCTACATGCTTATCATGGTGTGTACGAAGAAGAGCGGAAAAGAGGCACAAGATTTCAGGTTGACGTTTACATGGAAACCGATACTCGAAATGCAGCAAAAACAGATCAACTCAAAGACACCCTGGATTATTTTTCCATTTATAAGTTGGTGTTAGAGATTCTGGAAGTGCCTTGCAATCTTCTGGAACATCTCTGTGAAAAGATCGGATCTGAAATCCTGAGTGATTTTTCTTCGGTCGAGTCGGTCAAGGTAAGGGTTTCAAAGCTCAAGCCTTTAGCGATGGAAAAGTGTGCGAGGACTTATGTAGAGATGTTTTTTGACAGAAAACATATTTGA